A single region of the Anaerolineales bacterium genome encodes:
- the recF gene encoding DNA replication and repair protein RecF (All proteins in this family for which functions are known are DNA-binding proteins that assist the filamentation of RecA onto DNA for the initiation of recombination or recombinational repair.) produces MQLRHLSLTNFRNFARLETSLSPGATLIVGANAQGKTSLLEAIGYLATASSVHASSDRQLINFLSLQESAPFFRLSAEVQRGDRLQRIEIRLIASRSADGEEGRLQKEILINGIRRRPADLTTGLNAVLFQPHDLVIVEGAPSERRRYLDNAISQADSEYAVSHHEYARVVTQRNALLRQLQESRRGLDQLDFWDEQLADLGSILMRGRSLALAEIERLAAPLFSELTRSQEALGLQYLPSTSSLAPAAGQLDLPLKSLPSSPSAVSRPTLRASLLEAVQRQRSEEVARGMTLFGPHRDELRITSNGLDLRMYGSRGQNRT; encoded by the coding sequence ATGCAACTCCGCCACCTCTCGCTCACCAACTTCCGCAACTTCGCCCGCCTAGAAACCAGCCTCTCTCCCGGCGCTACCCTGATCGTCGGAGCCAATGCCCAGGGCAAGACCAGCTTGCTCGAGGCGATCGGCTATCTGGCCACGGCCAGCTCTGTCCACGCCAGCAGCGACCGCCAGCTGATCAACTTCCTCAGCCTGCAGGAGTCAGCCCCGTTCTTTCGCTTGTCGGCCGAGGTCCAGCGCGGAGATCGCCTGCAGCGGATCGAGATCCGCCTGATCGCCAGCCGCAGCGCCGACGGTGAGGAAGGCCGTCTGCAGAAGGAGATCTTGATCAACGGAATCCGGCGGCGCCCGGCGGACTTGACCACGGGTTTGAATGCCGTCCTCTTCCAGCCGCATGACCTGGTGATCGTGGAAGGAGCCCCTTCCGAGCGTCGCCGCTATCTGGACAACGCCATCTCGCAGGCGGATTCGGAGTATGCCGTCAGTCATCATGAATATGCCCGGGTGGTCACACAGCGTAACGCCTTGCTGCGCCAACTCCAGGAAAGCCGCCGCGGCCTCGACCAGCTCGACTTCTGGGATGAGCAGCTGGCGGACCTGGGTTCCATCTTGATGCGCGGTCGCAGCCTGGCCCTGGCGGAAATCGAACGCTTGGCGGCGCCGCTGTTTTCTGAACTCACCCGCAGCCAGGAAGCGCTCGGCCTCCAGTATCTGCCGAGCACCTCCAGCCTGGCGCCGGCCGCCGGCCAACTTGACCTGCCCTTGAAGTCGCTGCCGTCCTCGCCTTCCGCCGTCTCGCGCCCCACGCTTCGAGCCTCGCTGCTGGAGGCCGTCCAGCGCCAGCGCTCAGAAGAGGTTGCCCGAGGCATGACCCTGTTCGGCCCACACCGTGACGAGCTCCGCATCACCTCCAACGGACTGGACCTGCGCATGTACGGCTCGCGCGGCCAGAACCGAAC
- a CDS encoding cyclic nucleotide-binding domain-containing protein, which produces MAAPQAVHLLRTLPLLRSLSEQELQSVAGSLRVRHLSPGELLFDVGAPAEALCLVASGSLEILGPSSTEQTGTPASPGSLQTGDLLGAHQVLDRLPFPYACRASAPAEVYLWRHNLLRAFLEAHPGLEAELLFAGRVEDRARRLSIGWLRADERALATERRHPYAFWRSLVLPMTLLLSLVFVLAVALGLEAAWAGWGTAALALLVIGSIVWKWFDWRNDSYVLTNQRIVWMEKVVALYDSRVEAPLHTILSLNTHSTVAGRWFGFGDLVIRTYTGQVTLPSVAHPELLALMLEDGWRRQREQQLQLERQAMARSLQTRAEAQSSPAPAPGLISGAATQRAAHAVGLDRWSLEMRFVDGDVITYRKHWAGLLRDLLWPGTLLVLSLGLVGLSLAGAWAFLPAGLTFLGLGGLVIAALGWGLYEFADWTNEVYQISSTHILSIHKKPLGDEERQVAALDNILGTEVDRKGLLGQLLNFGNVVANVGSTQLTFEGVFHPVGAQQDIVRAQEALIQRKRGLELGQRRDEMVELMHLYDQRKSSRPYAAEAEEPRQDADS; this is translated from the coding sequence GCTGTGCTTGGTCGCCAGCGGAAGCCTCGAGATCCTGGGGCCATCCTCAACCGAACAGACGGGAACCCCAGCATCGCCCGGGAGCCTGCAAACTGGCGATCTGCTCGGGGCGCATCAGGTTCTCGACCGCTTGCCATTCCCCTACGCCTGCCGCGCCAGCGCCCCGGCCGAGGTGTATCTGTGGCGTCACAACCTGCTGCGCGCCTTCCTGGAGGCGCACCCCGGGCTGGAGGCCGAGCTGCTCTTTGCCGGGAGGGTCGAGGATCGAGCGCGCCGGTTGTCGATCGGCTGGCTGCGGGCGGACGAGCGGGCCTTGGCTACCGAGCGTCGCCATCCCTATGCCTTCTGGCGCTCCCTGGTTCTGCCCATGACGCTCTTACTGTCGCTGGTTTTCGTCCTGGCGGTCGCCCTCGGGCTTGAGGCGGCCTGGGCTGGCTGGGGAACCGCAGCCCTGGCGCTGCTGGTGATCGGCTCGATCGTGTGGAAGTGGTTCGACTGGCGCAATGACTCGTATGTTCTGACCAACCAACGGATTGTTTGGATGGAGAAGGTGGTGGCCCTGTATGACAGCCGGGTGGAAGCCCCGCTGCACACGATCCTCTCGCTCAATACCCATTCAACCGTGGCGGGCCGCTGGTTTGGGTTCGGCGACCTGGTCATCCGCACCTACACCGGGCAGGTAACGCTGCCGTCCGTCGCCCATCCGGAACTGTTGGCACTGATGCTCGAGGATGGCTGGCGCCGGCAGCGAGAGCAACAGCTACAACTCGAGCGCCAGGCAATGGCCCGCAGCCTGCAGACGCGGGCCGAGGCCCAATCGAGCCCGGCTCCGGCGCCCGGGTTGATCTCGGGAGCGGCAACGCAGCGGGCGGCACACGCCGTCGGCCTCGATCGCTGGTCACTGGAGATGCGCTTCGTTGATGGTGACGTGATCACCTACCGCAAGCACTGGGCCGGCCTGCTGCGGGACCTGTTGTGGCCCGGGACGCTGTTGGTGCTCAGCCTGGGGCTGGTCGGGCTAAGCCTGGCCGGCGCCTGGGCCTTTCTGCCGGCAGGCCTCACCTTCCTCGGCCTGGGCGGACTGGTGATCGCCGCGCTGGGGTGGGGATTGTATGAGTTCGCCGATTGGACAAACGAGGTCTACCAGATCAGCTCGACCCACATCCTGTCGATCCACAAGAAGCCGCTCGGCGACGAAGAGCGCCAGGTGGCGGCCCTCGACAACATCCTGGGCACGGAGGTCGATCGCAAGGGCCTGCTCGGCCAGTTGCTGAATTTCGGCAACGTCGTCGCCAATGTCGGTTCGACCCAGCTGACGTTCGAAGGCGTGTTCCATCCAGTGGGTGCCCAGCAGGACATCGTGCGCGCCCAGGAAGCGCTGATACAACGCAAACGCGGCCTGGAGCTTGGACAACGCCGGGACGAAATGGTAGAATTGATGCACCTGTACGACCAACGCAAGTCCTCCCGTCCCTATGCGGCGGAAGCCGAAGAGCCTCGACAAGATGCCGATTCGTGA
- the def gene encoding peptide deformylase, which yields MPIREIITSPAPVLRTRAHTVREVTPEIRQLLEDMVETMRAAPGVGLAAPQVGVSQRLIVVEYADEDETQGEIPQVPKLHLMVNPEIVRRSSESVAGVEGCLSIPGYLGTVYRAEAVTVKGLNRQGQPMRVKATGWLARIFQHEIDHLDGILYIDRASEVWRPEPQEAAAAAVPV from the coding sequence ATGCCGATTCGTGAGATCATCACTTCGCCAGCCCCTGTGCTGCGCACCCGCGCCCACACGGTCCGTGAGGTCACGCCGGAGATCCGGCAGCTGCTGGAGGACATGGTCGAGACCATGCGGGCTGCGCCGGGGGTCGGGCTGGCCGCACCGCAGGTCGGCGTCAGTCAACGGCTGATCGTCGTTGAATACGCCGACGAGGACGAAACCCAGGGCGAGATCCCGCAAGTGCCGAAGCTGCACCTCATGGTCAATCCCGAAATCGTCCGCCGCTCCTCCGAGAGCGTCGCCGGCGTCGAGGGCTGCCTGTCGATCCCCGGCTACCTCGGGACCGTCTATCGGGCGGAGGCCGTGACCGTCAAGGGGCTGAACCGCCAGGGTCAACCGATGCGGGTCAAGGCAACGGGCTGGCTGGCACGCATCTTCCAGCACGAGATCGATCATCTGGACGGCATCCTGTACATCGACCGCGCAAGCGAGGTTTGGCGGCCGGAGCCGCAGGAGGCGGCTGCCGCCGCCGTTCCGGTGTAG